One Rhizobiales bacterium GAS188 DNA window includes the following coding sequences:
- a CDS encoding ABC-type phosphate/phosphonate transport system, substrate-binding protein, whose product MIFANARMYSPAPGAAAAWRDLFRWLARSADVPLDLIEHAAPAPLAELWRRRDLGACFMGAWPLAKRAAQVIPLAAPVISDPHAQGRAVYWTDFVVRFGADFKRLEDTFQHRIAFTTKDSHSGYNAVRHHLLGFLDSKDGKRKRFYSEVTGPVMTPRAAALAVLEGRVEVAPLDAYAHILLRRYEPNLALGLRVVERSEFAPMPPLVASAGLDQRRVARLTDALIGAAVDPEARPILARLELKSFAPVDLANYDLTLVWEKEAIERGYSEIA is encoded by the coding sequence ATGATCTTTGCCAATGCCCGCATGTATTCGCCGGCGCCCGGAGCGGCGGCGGCCTGGCGCGATTTGTTCCGCTGGCTCGCGCGCAGCGCCGATGTGCCGCTCGACCTCATCGAGCATGCAGCGCCCGCGCCGCTCGCCGAGCTCTGGAGGCGGCGCGACCTCGGCGCCTGCTTCATGGGCGCCTGGCCCCTGGCGAAGCGGGCCGCTCAGGTAATCCCGCTCGCGGCTCCGGTGATAAGCGACCCGCATGCGCAGGGCAGGGCGGTCTACTGGACGGATTTCGTGGTGCGCTTCGGCGCCGACTTCAAGCGGCTCGAGGACACGTTCCAACATCGCATCGCCTTTACGACGAAGGATTCCCATTCCGGCTACAATGCGGTGCGCCATCACCTCCTGGGCTTTCTCGATAGCAAGGACGGCAAGCGAAAGCGCTTCTACAGCGAGGTGACGGGTCCGGTAATGACGCCGCGCGCCGCTGCCCTCGCTGTCCTCGAAGGCCGGGTGGAGGTCGCGCCCCTCGACGCCTATGCCCATATCCTGCTGCGTCGTTACGAGCCGAATCTGGCGCTCGGCCTGCGCGTCGTCGAGCGCAGCGAATTCGCCCCCATGCCGCCGCTCGTCGCGAGTGCCGGGCTCGATCAGCGCAGAGTGGCGCGCCTCACGGACGCCCTGATCGGAGCGGCCGTCGATCCCGAGGCGCGCCCGATCCTCGCGAGGCTCGAGCTCAAGAGCTTCGCGCCCGTCGATCTCGCCAATTACGATCTGACCTTGGTCTGGGAGAAGGAGGCCATCGAGAGGGGCTATTCGGAGATCGCCTGA
- a CDS encoding peptide/nickel transport system ATP-binding protein, whose translation MSAPPLLEVEGLDVTFMGGRAPFPAVRGVSFRLGRERLGIVGESGSGKSTTGRAILGLLPPSAKVSARRLAFKGTELTGLTPRGWRSLRGRHISMVMQDPKFSLNPVIKVGAQIVETLRLHERVSETQARRRALAMLEAVRIRDPERVFHLHPHQLSGGMGQRVMIAAMLIAEPDLLIADEPTSALDVTVQNEVLRILDDLVAARGMGLIFISHNLTVIASFCDRVLVMYGGRIVEELAARDLGEARHPYTRALIAAAPNLDQPRAELAVVARDPAWAE comes from the coding sequence ATGAGCGCCCCTCCCCTCCTCGAGGTCGAAGGTCTCGACGTGACCTTCATGGGTGGGCGCGCGCCCTTCCCGGCCGTGCGCGGTGTGTCGTTCAGGCTCGGCCGCGAGCGGCTCGGTATCGTCGGAGAATCAGGCTCCGGCAAATCGACGACGGGGCGCGCCATCCTCGGCCTCCTGCCGCCGAGCGCGAAGGTGAGCGCCAGGCGGCTCGCCTTCAAGGGAACCGAGCTCACCGGGCTGACGCCGCGCGGCTGGCGGAGCTTGCGCGGCCGGCACATCTCGATGGTGATGCAGGATCCGAAATTCTCGCTCAATCCCGTGATCAAAGTCGGCGCGCAGATCGTCGAGACGCTGCGCCTGCATGAGCGGGTCTCGGAGACGCAGGCGCGGCGACGGGCGCTTGCCATGCTCGAGGCGGTGCGCATCCGTGACCCCGAGCGCGTCTTCCATCTCCATCCGCATCAGCTCTCGGGCGGCATGGGCCAGCGCGTGATGATCGCCGCCATGCTGATCGCCGAGCCCGACCTCCTGATCGCCGACGAGCCGACCTCGGCGCTCGACGTGACGGTGCAGAACGAGGTGCTGCGCATCCTCGACGACCTGGTCGCGGCGCGCGGCATGGGCTTGATCTTCATCAGCCATAATCTCACGGTGATCGCGAGCTTCTGCGACCGCGTGCTCGTCATGTATGGCGGGCGCATCGTCGAGGAGCTCGCGGCGCGCGATCTCGGCGAGGCTCGCCATCCCTATACGCGAGCCCTGATCGCTGCGGCGCCCAATCTCGACCAGCCTCGCGCCGAGCTCGCGGTCGTCGCCCGTGACCCCGCTTGGGCCGAATGA
- a CDS encoding Pimeloyl-ACP methyl ester carboxylesterase — protein sequence MDESQPLDATVLPSGIRARFLDGVNGLRMHVLEAGYESEGRPCLLLLHGFPELGYSWRKIMGPLAAAGFHVVAPDQRGYGRTTGWDADYDGDLRPFGFLNLVRDALGLVAALGYRHVAAVVGHDFGSPVAAWCALLRPDIFRSLALMSAPFAGPPALSVASSEPGIHAALAQLARPRKHYQWYYGTRQANADMVDCRQGLQAFLRAYYHHKSADWRGSGPFRNAPFRLQSWTADELAKMPTYYIMDLHKSMAETVASEMPSETEIESCGWLPDTELSVYSTEFARTGFQGGLQWYRCRTLGIDTAELQIFSGRTIDVPSIFIAGRSDWGIYQVPGSIERMQESALTRMRGCHLVEGAGHWVQQEQPQQVSELLTAFLGS from the coding sequence ATGGACGAGTCACAACCCCTCGACGCCACGGTCCTGCCCTCGGGCATCCGTGCGCGCTTCCTCGACGGCGTCAATGGCCTGCGCATGCATGTGCTCGAGGCGGGCTATGAGAGCGAGGGCCGTCCCTGCCTCCTGCTGCTGCACGGCTTTCCCGAGCTTGGCTATTCCTGGCGCAAGATCATGGGGCCGCTCGCGGCCGCGGGATTCCATGTGGTGGCACCCGATCAGCGGGGATATGGACGCACCACAGGTTGGGACGCCGATTATGACGGGGATCTGCGCCCGTTCGGCTTCCTCAATCTGGTGCGCGATGCGCTCGGCCTCGTCGCGGCGCTCGGCTACCGCCATGTCGCTGCGGTGGTCGGGCATGATTTCGGCTCGCCGGTCGCCGCCTGGTGCGCGCTGCTGCGGCCCGACATCTTCCGTTCGCTCGCCTTGATGAGCGCGCCCTTCGCCGGGCCGCCGGCGCTATCTGTGGCCTCGTCGGAGCCCGGTATCCATGCGGCGCTGGCGCAGCTCGCGAGGCCGCGCAAGCATTACCAATGGTATTACGGCACGCGGCAAGCCAATGCCGACATGGTCGATTGCCGGCAAGGCCTACAGGCTTTCCTGCGCGCCTATTACCATCATAAGAGCGCCGATTGGCGAGGAAGCGGGCCCTTTCGCAACGCGCCCTTCCGCCTGCAATCCTGGACGGCGGATGAGCTCGCCAAGATGCCGACCTACTACATCATGGACCTGCATAAGAGCATGGCCGAGACGGTCGCTTCCGAAATGCCCTCGGAGACCGAGATCGAGTCTTGCGGCTGGCTGCCCGACACCGAGCTTTCCGTCTACAGCACGGAATTTGCCCGCACCGGCTTCCAGGGCGGCCTGCAATGGTATCGCTGCCGGACGCTTGGCATCGATACGGCCGAGCTGCAGATCTTCTCCGGCCGGACGATCGACGTGCCCTCGATCTTCATCGCCGGGCGCAGCGATTGGGGCATCTACCAGGTCCCGGGCAGCATCGAGCGCATGCAGGAGAGCGCCTTGACGCGCATGCGCGGTTGCCACCTCGTCGAGGGAGCGGGCCATTGGGTGCAGCAGGAACAGCCGCAGCAGGTGAGCGAGCTGCTGACCGCGTTCCTGGGGAGCTAG
- a CDS encoding phenylalanyl-tRNA synthetase, alpha subunit produces the protein MSDLATLEQDLVAAITSASDEAALEAVRVAALGKKGQVSELLKTLGSMTPAERREKGPLINSLRDRVQDTLTQRKQALAGAALEARLAAERLDLTLPLRESAISRGRVHPVSQVVDELTAVFADMGFAVAEGPDIETDWLNFTALNFPPGHPARDMQDTFFLPPDANGERKVLRTHTSPVQIRTMMSQKPPIRVICPGRTYRSDPPDQTHLPVFHQVEGLVIDRQAHLGHLKWILEEFCKAFFELQDVKIRFRPSFFPFTEPSAEVDIQCSRKGGEIRFGEGDDWLEILGCGMVHPNVLRNCGLDPDEYQGFAWGMGIERIAMLKYGMDDLRQFVDGDVRWLAHYGARPLDVPTLAGGLSS, from the coding sequence ATGTCCGATCTCGCCACGCTCGAACAGGATCTCGTTGCCGCCATCACCAGCGCCTCGGACGAAGCGGCGCTCGAAGCGGTGCGCGTCGCGGCACTCGGCAAAAAGGGCCAGGTCTCCGAGCTGTTGAAGACGCTGGGCTCCATGACGCCCGCCGAGCGTCGCGAAAAGGGCCCGTTGATCAACAGCTTGCGCGATCGTGTCCAGGACACGCTGACGCAGCGCAAGCAGGCGCTGGCCGGCGCGGCGCTCGAGGCGCGGCTCGCCGCCGAGCGCCTCGATCTGACGCTGCCGCTACGCGAGAGCGCCATCTCGCGCGGGCGCGTGCACCCGGTCAGCCAGGTGGTCGACGAATTGACGGCGGTGTTCGCCGATATGGGATTCGCGGTCGCCGAAGGCCCCGACATCGAGACCGATTGGCTGAACTTCACCGCCTTGAACTTCCCGCCGGGGCATCCGGCGCGGGACATGCAGGACACGTTCTTCCTGCCTCCCGACGCCAACGGCGAGCGCAAGGTGCTGCGCACCCATACCTCGCCCGTGCAGATCCGCACGATGATGTCGCAGAAGCCGCCGATCCGCGTCATCTGTCCGGGCCGCACCTATCGGAGCGATCCGCCCGACCAGACGCATCTGCCGGTGTTCCATCAGGTCGAGGGGCTGGTCATCGACCGGCAAGCACATCTCGGTCACTTGAAATGGATTCTCGAGGAATTCTGCAAAGCGTTTTTCGAGCTGCAGGATGTGAAGATCAGGTTTCGGCCCTCCTTCTTCCCCTTCACGGAGCCCTCGGCCGAGGTCGACATCCAATGCTCGCGCAAGGGTGGTGAGATCCGCTTCGGGGAAGGCGACGACTGGCTCGAAATCCTCGGCTGCGGCATGGTGCATCCGAACGTGCTGAGGAATTGCGGCCTCGACCCCGATGAGTACCAGGGCTTCGCCTGGGGGATGGGAATCGAGCGCATCGCCATGCTCAAATACGGCATGGACGATCTGCGCCAGTTCGTCGATGGAGACGTCCGCTGGCTCGCCCATTACGGTGCCCGTCCGCTCGACGTCCCGACCTTGGCGGGAGGCTTGTCGAGCTAG
- a CDS encoding Predicted thiol-disulfide oxidoreductase YuxK, DCC family, with amino-acid sequence MKGTMERQAYSYRPYSYRSDPAVPPFPDDRPIVVFDGHCVICSAFARLIMRRDRERRFRLLAAQTPIGAALYAHFGLVASDYESNILLEDGRAWLKSEGSIRIFEQLGFPWSLISVARLLPRPLRDRLYQIIARNRLRWFGARDTCYRPDPAQADRFLEW; translated from the coding sequence GTGAAAGGCACCATGGAGCGCCAAGCCTACAGCTATCGACCCTACAGCTATCGAAGCGATCCGGCGGTTCCGCCCTTTCCCGACGACCGCCCCATCGTCGTTTTCGATGGCCACTGCGTGATATGTTCTGCTTTCGCGAGGCTCATCATGCGCCGCGACCGAGAGCGTCGCTTTCGGCTTCTCGCGGCGCAGACGCCGATCGGTGCGGCGCTCTACGCGCATTTCGGCCTCGTGGCCTCGGACTATGAGAGCAACATTCTGCTCGAGGATGGGCGGGCCTGGCTCAAATCGGAAGGGTCGATCCGCATCTTCGAGCAGCTAGGCTTTCCGTGGTCGTTGATCTCCGTCGCAAGGCTGCTGCCGCGCCCGTTGCGGGACCGGCTCTATCAAATTATCGCGCGCAACCGGCTGCGCTGGTTCGGGGCGCGAGACACTTGCTATAGGCCTGATCCAGCGCAGGCCGATCGGTTTCTCGAGTGGTGA
- a CDS encoding phenylacetate-CoA ligase, with protein sequence MTEFFDQLETRSADARAEAQAQLLPRVVAGALEAPGWRAHLGDIDPASIRDRAALAKLKVLRKSDLPGLQKADWPFGGFARQAPGEFARLFTSPGPIFEGESEGANPWRAARVLHAAGFRKGDIVLNTFSYHLTPGGFILDSGARALGCAVIPAGPGNTQAQLELIAAYRPGAYTGTPDFLKIILDAAQKEGVDASSMRKAVVSGAAFPPSLQSEIAARGIDAFQAYATADLGAIAYETSARDGMVVNEDVILEVVRPGTGDPVAEGEVGEVVVTVLDEHHPLLRLALGDLTAILSGPSPCGRTHTRIKGWMGRADQTAKVKGMFVRPEQIAEIGRRHREIGRLRLVVTRAEDQDAMTLFAETSTPEDAGLAEALGVSLAAVTRVKGQVALVAPGSLANDGKVIEDKR encoded by the coding sequence ATGACAGAGTTCTTCGATCAGCTCGAGACCCGCTCCGCGGACGCTCGCGCCGAGGCGCAGGCGCAGCTCCTGCCGCGCGTCGTCGCCGGCGCCCTCGAGGCGCCTGGCTGGCGGGCCCATCTCGGCGATATCGACCCCGCCTCCATCCGTGACCGCGCAGCGCTCGCCAAGCTCAAGGTGTTGCGCAAATCCGATCTCCCGGGCTTGCAGAAGGCAGACTGGCCTTTCGGCGGCTTCGCGCGGCAGGCGCCCGGCGAGTTCGCGCGCCTCTTCACCTCGCCCGGCCCGATCTTCGAGGGGGAGAGCGAGGGCGCAAATCCCTGGCGGGCGGCCAGGGTCCTGCATGCGGCCGGCTTCCGCAAAGGGGACATCGTCCTCAACACTTTCAGCTACCACCTGACGCCCGGCGGCTTCATCCTCGATTCAGGCGCGCGCGCGCTCGGCTGCGCCGTCATCCCGGCCGGGCCCGGCAATACCCAGGCCCAGCTCGAACTGATCGCTGCGTATAGACCGGGCGCCTATACGGGCACGCCGGATTTCCTGAAGATCATCCTCGACGCGGCGCAGAAGGAGGGGGTCGATGCCTCCTCGATGCGCAAGGCCGTGGTGTCGGGCGCAGCCTTCCCGCCTTCGCTGCAAAGCGAGATCGCGGCGCGCGGCATCGATGCCTTCCAGGCCTATGCGACCGCCGATCTCGGCGCCATTGCCTATGAGACCTCGGCGCGCGACGGCATGGTGGTCAATGAAGACGTGATCCTCGAGGTGGTGCGGCCCGGGACCGGCGATCCGGTCGCCGAGGGCGAGGTCGGGGAGGTGGTGGTGACGGTGCTCGATGAGCACCATCCGCTGCTGCGCCTGGCGCTTGGCGACCTGACCGCGATCCTGTCCGGCCCATCTCCTTGCGGGCGCACGCATACGCGCATCAAGGGCTGGATGGGCCGCGCCGACCAGACCGCCAAGGTCAAGGGCATGTTCGTGCGGCCGGAGCAGATCGCCGAGATCGGGCGCCGCCACCGGGAGATCGGCCGGCTGCGACTGGTGGTGACGCGCGCTGAGGACCAGGACGCGATGACGCTGTTCGCCGAGACCTCGACGCCGGAAGATGCCGGGCTCGCCGAAGCTCTCGGCGTCTCGCTCGCCGCCGTCACCCGGGTCAAGGGGCAGGTCGCATTGGTGGCGCCGGGCTCGCTCGCCAATGACGGCAAGGTGATCGAGGACAAGCGTTGA
- a CDS encoding putative acetyltransferase, which yields MVSSAMVIREEQLGDHAAVAALHSVAFGRDYEAVLVARLRHEHVVHVSLVALEGEEIVGHILFSALSVQVDGRHISAAALAPLSIAPAFQRQGYGSSLVRAGIEALRLRGCEAIIVLGHPNFYPRFGFSDRLASHLRAPFCGPAFMGLELAPGALAGREGSVTYARAFGLGP from the coding sequence ATGGTAAGCTCGGCCATGGTCATCCGCGAAGAACAGCTTGGCGATCATGCGGCCGTCGCTGCGCTACATAGCGTTGCGTTCGGTCGCGACTATGAGGCCGTCCTGGTGGCGCGCCTGCGCCATGAGCATGTGGTGCATGTGAGCCTCGTCGCCCTCGAAGGTGAGGAGATCGTCGGCCATATCTTGTTCAGCGCCCTCTCGGTCCAGGTCGATGGTCGTCACATATCGGCGGCGGCGCTCGCACCCCTGTCCATCGCGCCGGCGTTTCAGCGCCAGGGCTACGGCTCATCGCTCGTCAGGGCTGGGATCGAAGCTCTGCGCCTGCGCGGCTGCGAGGCGATCATCGTGCTCGGCCACCCGAACTTCTATCCGCGCTTCGGATTCTCGGACCGTTTGGCGAGCCACCTCCGCGCTCCTTTTTGCGGCCCGGCCTTCATGGGGCTCGAGCTCGCGCCCGGCGCACTGGCGGGGCGAGAAGGGTCGGTGACCTATGCCCGGGCCTTTGGTCTTGGTCCTTGA
- a CDS encoding peptide/nickel transport system permease protein, with protein sequence MSVSATTRLSLRQWLGADDPASRLQALCGNVFRTLHAITVNPLALIGLMIVIALILVALAAPILAHGLSPIGQDLQGRLAPPSAAHWFGTDELGRDIYARTVYGARVTLVIVALVAAVVVPIGLAVGTTAGYLGSAVDMVLMRITDIFLAFPRLVLALAFAAALGPGIENAVIAISLTAWPPYARLARAETVTIAKSDFIAAVVLQGASTSRILLRHVVPLCISSVIVRLTLDMAGIILTAAGLGFLGLGAQPPTPEWGAMVSSGRDVILDQWWVATIPGIAIFIVSLGFNLLGDGLRDAFDPRSR encoded by the coding sequence ATGAGCGTGAGCGCAACCACGAGATTGTCACTGCGCCAATGGCTCGGGGCGGACGACCCGGCTTCCCGCCTGCAGGCGCTGTGCGGCAACGTCTTTCGAACGCTCCACGCCATCACCGTCAATCCGCTGGCGCTGATCGGCCTCATGATCGTCATCGCCCTCATCCTCGTGGCGCTCGCCGCGCCCATCCTGGCGCATGGCCTCTCCCCGATCGGGCAGGACCTCCAGGGGAGGCTCGCTCCTCCAAGCGCCGCCCACTGGTTCGGCACGGACGAGCTCGGGCGGGACATCTATGCCCGCACCGTCTATGGCGCGCGCGTCACGCTGGTCATCGTCGCCCTGGTCGCGGCGGTGGTGGTGCCGATCGGCCTCGCGGTCGGCACCACGGCCGGTTATCTCGGCTCGGCCGTCGACATGGTGCTGATGCGCATCACCGACATCTTCCTCGCCTTCCCGCGCCTGGTGCTGGCTCTCGCCTTCGCTGCCGCGCTCGGGCCCGGCATCGAAAACGCCGTGATCGCCATCTCGCTGACCGCATGGCCGCCTTATGCGCGCCTGGCGCGCGCCGAGACCGTCACCATCGCCAAGAGCGACTTCATCGCCGCGGTGGTGCTGCAGGGCGCCTCGACCTCGCGCATCCTCCTGCGCCATGTCGTGCCGCTATGCATCTCCTCGGTGATCGTGCGCCTCACCCTCGACATGGCGGGCATCATCCTCACCGCCGCCGGGCTCGGCTTCCTCGGCCTCGGGGCGCAGCCGCCGACGCCCGAATGGGGCGCCATGGTCTCCTCCGGCCGCGACGTCATCCTCGACCAATGGTGGGTCGCGACCATCCCGGGCATCGCCATCTTCATCGTGAGTCTCGGATTCAACCTGCTCGGCGACGGGCTGCGCGACGCCTTCGATCCCAGAAGTCGCTGA
- a CDS encoding competence/damage-inducible protein cinA yields MDELQQVAGRVAARLIARRETIAVSESSAGGLIAAALLAVPGASRYFLGGAVVYTAIAREALISITPQEMTGMRSSSEPYAQLLARRTRDKMQASWGMAETGAAGPTGNRYGDAAGHSCVAISGPSEAVRTLETASSDRPANMRAFAIAALALLETALGPA; encoded by the coding sequence ATGGACGAATTGCAGCAGGTGGCGGGACGTGTCGCGGCGCGCCTGATCGCACGCCGCGAGACGATCGCGGTGTCGGAATCCTCGGCCGGCGGCCTGATCGCGGCGGCGCTGCTCGCCGTTCCGGGCGCGTCGCGCTATTTCCTCGGCGGAGCTGTGGTCTACACGGCGATCGCGCGCGAAGCCCTCATCTCCATCACGCCGCAGGAGATGACTGGGATGCGCTCGTCTTCGGAACCCTATGCGCAACTCCTCGCCCGCAGGACCCGCGACAAGATGCAAGCGAGCTGGGGCATGGCCGAAACCGGCGCCGCCGGCCCGACGGGCAATCGCTATGGCGATGCCGCAGGGCATAGCTGCGTCGCGATCTCAGGTCCGAGCGAGGCGGTGCGGACGCTCGAAACAGCGTCTTCCGACCGCCCGGCCAATATGCGCGCCTTCGCCATCGCGGCTCTTGCGCTCCTGGAGACGGCGCTCGGGCCAGCCTGA
- a CDS encoding peptide/nickel transport system permease protein has translation MTSVAGEATSSVGAGNGRNGATRRGADAMALMSRLVIQAATLLGSLILTFLGLTAVTFCIGRFIPIDPVVAVVGDRATRDVYEAARTAMGLDRSIPEQYAIYLKKVLTGDLGNSVITSHPVLADLIHFFPATFELATIATLIGVAVGVPAGVMAAAKQGRAFDHVVRLVGLFGYSMPVFWLGLVGLFLFYGKLGWVLGPGRIDAFYEDIVTPHTGVILIDSALAGEWDIFRNAVGHLVLPACLLGYLSLAYIARMTRSFMIDQLRQEYVTAALIKGRSYQGAVWRHAFPNIMVALITVIGLSYASLLEGAVLTETVFAWPGLGLYITRSLFNADMNAVLGGTLVVGAVFIGINLFCDFLYKLADPRLREA, from the coding sequence TTGACGAGCGTTGCCGGAGAAGCCACGTCAAGCGTCGGCGCCGGCAACGGGCGGAACGGGGCGACACGGCGCGGCGCCGACGCCATGGCGCTCATGTCGCGGCTGGTCATCCAGGCGGCGACGCTCCTCGGATCGCTCATCCTGACCTTCCTCGGCCTTACCGCGGTCACCTTCTGCATCGGCCGCTTCATCCCCATCGATCCGGTGGTCGCCGTCGTCGGGGATCGCGCCACGCGCGATGTCTATGAGGCGGCCAGGACCGCCATGGGGCTCGACCGCTCAATCCCCGAACAATATGCCATCTATCTCAAGAAGGTGCTCACCGGCGATCTCGGCAACTCGGTGATCACCTCGCATCCGGTGCTCGCCGATCTCATTCATTTCTTCCCCGCGACCTTCGAGCTCGCCACCATCGCGACGCTGATCGGGGTCGCGGTTGGCGTGCCGGCGGGCGTGATGGCGGCCGCGAAACAGGGCCGCGCCTTCGACCATGTGGTGCGACTCGTGGGCCTGTTCGGCTATTCGATGCCGGTCTTTTGGCTCGGCCTCGTCGGCCTCTTCCTGTTCTACGGCAAGCTCGGCTGGGTGCTGGGGCCGGGCCGGATCGACGCCTTCTACGAGGATATCGTCACCCCGCACACCGGCGTCATCCTGATCGACAGCGCCCTTGCGGGCGAGTGGGATATCTTCCGCAACGCCGTCGGCCATCTGGTCTTGCCGGCCTGCCTGCTCGGCTATCTGTCGCTCGCCTATATCGCGCGCATGACGCGCAGCTTCATGATCGATCAGCTGCGCCAGGAATATGTGACGGCAGCCCTCATCAAGGGTCGCTCCTACCAGGGCGCGGTCTGGCGGCATGCCTTCCCCAACATCATGGTGGCGCTGATCACGGTCATCGGGCTGAGCTACGCCTCGCTGCTCGAAGGCGCGGTGCTCACCGAGACGGTCTTCGCCTGGCCGGGGCTCGGCCTCTACATCACCCGCTCGCTGTTCAACGCCGACATGAACGCCGTGCTTGGCGGCACGCTCGTGGTCGGCGCCGTGTTCATCGGCATCAACCTGTTCTGCGACTTCCTCTACAAGCTCGCAGATCCGCGGCTGCGCGAGGCCTGA
- a CDS encoding Glycosyltransferase involved in cell wall bisynthesis → MNRSTGLYPATGHPSLQGRTILQIIPSLDAGGAERTTIDVASGLAEAGARAIVASEGGRLVAELQAKGGEWARFPAATKNPLKIATNISRLKRLCRDEDVALVHARSRAPAWSALMAARSLKIPFVTTFHGIYAGRAAPKLLYNSVMSRGDVVIANSRYTAELIGKLYPVARERIEVIYRGTDLSIFTPSSVSPERVERLRAAWGVAPGRRIVLLAARLTGWKGQKIFIEAARRLLAGGLQDAAFVMAGDAQGRDNYVRDLDQLIVQHGLNDWVRRVGHCTDMPAAFLAAAAVAVPSTEPEAFGRSAVEAQALGTPVIVTDLGAVPETVLAPPDAPAGERTGWRIPASDPQALADAIAAALSLRASQRAAMQARARAHVEAHFSLEGMVNATLGIYERLMRAKA, encoded by the coding sequence ATGAATCGTTCAACCGGGCTGTATCCCGCCACCGGCCATCCGAGTCTCCAAGGCCGCACGATCCTGCAAATCATTCCCTCGCTCGATGCCGGAGGAGCGGAGCGCACCACGATCGACGTCGCTTCCGGCCTCGCCGAGGCGGGAGCGCGCGCCATCGTGGCCAGTGAAGGCGGCCGCCTCGTCGCCGAATTGCAGGCGAAGGGTGGCGAATGGGCGCGGTTTCCGGCCGCCACCAAGAATCCTTTGAAGATCGCGACCAATATCAGCCGCTTGAAGCGCCTCTGCCGCGATGAGGACGTGGCGCTCGTGCATGCCCGCTCGCGCGCGCCGGCCTGGAGCGCGCTGATGGCGGCGCGATCGCTGAAAATCCCCTTCGTCACCACCTTTCACGGCATCTATGCCGGGCGGGCCGCCCCCAAGCTCCTCTACAATTCGGTGATGAGCCGCGGCGATGTTGTGATCGCCAATTCCCGTTACACGGCCGAGCTCATCGGCAAGCTCTATCCCGTGGCGCGCGAGCGCATCGAGGTGATCTATCGCGGCACGGACCTGTCGATCTTCACGCCCTCCTCGGTGTCGCCTGAGCGGGTCGAGAGGTTGCGGGCCGCCTGGGGCGTGGCGCCCGGCCGGCGCATCGTGCTCCTGGCGGCGCGCCTGACGGGCTGGAAGGGGCAGAAGATCTTTATCGAGGCTGCGCGGCGCCTGCTCGCCGGCGGCCTGCAGGACGCGGCCTTCGTGATGGCGGGAGATGCGCAGGGGCGCGATAATTACGTGCGTGATCTCGATCAGCTCATCGTACAGCACGGCCTGAACGATTGGGTGAGGCGCGTCGGCCATTGCACCGACATGCCGGCCGCCTTCCTCGCCGCAGCCGCCGTCGCCGTGCCCTCGACCGAGCCCGAAGCCTTCGGCCGCTCCGCCGTCGAGGCGCAGGCGCTCGGCACGCCGGTGATCGTGACCGATCTCGGGGCCGTGCCGGAAACGGTGCTGGCGCCCCCCGATGCGCCGGCCGGCGAACGCACCGGCTGGCGCATCCCGGCCTCCGATCCGCAGGCGCTCGCCGACGCGATCGCGGCTGCCCTCTCCCTGCGGGCGAGCCAACGGGCCGCCATGCAAGCGCGCGCCAGGGCCCATGTGGAGGCGCATTTCTCGCTTGAAGGCATGGTGAACGCCACACTCGGCATCTATGAGCGGCTGATGCGGGCGAAAGCTTGA